A window of the Lepisosteus oculatus isolate fLepOcu1 chromosome 14, fLepOcu1.hap2, whole genome shotgun sequence genome harbors these coding sequences:
- the LOC138242458 gene encoding histone H4-like, with the protein MSGRAKGGKGLGKGGAKRHHKVLRDNIQGITKPAIRRLARRGGVKRISGLIYEETRGVLKVFLENVIRDAVTYTEHAKRKTVTAMDVVYVLKRQGRTLYGFGG; encoded by the coding sequence aTGTCTGGAAGAGCCAAAGGCGGAAAGGGACTTGGGAAAGGAGGCGCTAAGCGTCACCATAAGGTTCTCCGTGACAACATCCAGGGAATCACCAAGCCCGCCATCCGCCGCCTGGCTCGCCGTGGGGGAGTGAAGCGGATCTCCGGGCTGATCTACGAGGAGACCCGCggggtgctgaaggtgttcctggagaacgTCATCCGCGACGCCGTCACCTACACCGAGCATGCCAAGAGGAAGACCGTCACCGCCATGGACGTGGTGTACGTGCTGAAGCGCCAGGGCCGCACCCTGTACGGCTTCGGAGGCTAA